Below is a window of Corynebacterium kalinowskii DNA.
GTGCAGCAGGAGTGAGCCGTCCGTCAGTCATCTCGTAGATGCGATCGCAGTACTCAAGGACGTCTAAATCATGGGTCACCATGACGCCAGCGACGCCGAGGTCGTGACATTCTTCTGCAAGAAGGCGGACAATGTCGTGTGATCGGTTCCGATCGAGCGCTGCGGTGGGTTCGTCCACCAGCAACAATTCTGGCCCGGCGACCAGGGCGCGGGCGATGCCGATTCGTTGGCGCTCGCCACCAGAGAGCTGGGCTGGGCGGTAATCTGCGCGGTGTTCCATTTCCACAGCAGCGAGCAATTCGGTCACGCTACGTCGACCGCGTTTGCCCTGAATACGGGCCGCTAGTTCCAACTGTTCTTTGGCTTTGAGTGCCGCTGGCAGATTTGTGGTGGATTGAAATACGAAGCCGATGTGATCGCGGCGCATCTTGGCTAGCTGAGCGTCGTTCATTCCGGCTACATCGGTTCCGGCAATCTTTACGGACCCGCTATCGGGAGTAGTGAGCGCTCCGGCTACTGCCAGCAAGGTGGACTTGCCAGAACCAGACGGGCCGACAACTGCGACGAATTCTCCCGGCTTAACGGAAAGGGAAACGTGGTCGAGAGCATGCACGACGCTTTCTCCGTCCCCGTAATCGATGCAGACATCGCTGAGTTCAAGGGCGTTGGTCATCGGTTTTCTCCCAGAGCGTTGAGTGGATTTGTACGAGTCACACGAAGAACCGCGACGAAGGCACCAATGAGACCCGAAATGAACAAGGTGAGTGCGCCAATCAAAACCGGCGTCAGTTCGACCAAGTAGGGCATTCCTGTGTTTTCCAGTCCAAAGCCCATGAAGGTTGCGATGATGGAGCCAACGACAATGGACAGCACCAAAATGATGACGGCCTGCCCCATGGAATCCTTGAGCAAGAACCCCTTGGTGGCGCCCATGGCACGCATAACGGCGATGTCACCTGCCCGCTGGATAGTCCAAACGAGGAAGAAAGCGCCGGTAACCAGGGCAGCGATGATGTAAAGGAACCACTGGATCATCATCAGAGTCAGCGTTTCCGCTGCATAGCCTGGCGAGGAGTCAAAGGACTCCTTCAGCGTGCGCACGTCAAGCCCTGTATCTGCAGGGATGTCGGCACTTTGGGAAACGATCACCGAGGCCTTTTCGTAGGCCTCAGGGCGCGCTGCTTCACCGGCACGTGCGCCAGCGTGGACTTCCTGCCACACATCGATCGGCACATATGCCATGGCAACGTGGCCGAAGGTGCGCTGGTCTTCAGTAAAGCCAACGACGTTGAGCGTTGTTCCCACTCGATCAAGCGTGATCACGTCACCGATGGCGACGCCGTCCTCTTGCAGGTTTTCCGAAAGGATGACGTCGTGAGGCGTGCTCGTTGCTTGGCCGTCGGTACGTGGCTGAATCTTAGGCAAACCTTCCGGAGCGATGAAGGAACCTGGGACGACACCCATCAAGGTCAGATCGACTGGAGTGTTGTTTTGGTTTTTGGCGTTAACGATGGTCAGACCGAGTGGGGTGGCATCGGACAGCTTGTTAGCGTCGGTGAGCGCTACCTCGGAGCGAGTGAAGGCAGAATCGGTTTCAGTGCCCGTTTCGAATGCGATGGCCTTCGCATCTAAGGCTTTGAGACCGGAAACGCCATCATGCACGAGGCCGGAGGTGAGGCCCGAAATGATGACGATGAGGATGGACATGAGTCCGAGAACCATGCCCATGAGCGCAAAACGATTGCGCGCAAAAAGCATGTCTCTAAAAGCTAGGTACATAGTGGGTTCTTTCGCGGGTGCGCGGACAGTAACTCATGTTACCGACATGGTGTCGATAACATTCCCACAAAGCATAACTTAGCGACACCGTGTCGCCAAAATCAGTCGGCCGATCTCCCTTATTCGTTTATCCACAACGTTTCCAGGTCGCCCAGCTCGACAACCAAGCCCCTTTTACCCCACATGCGAATTGACCCGGTTTCCAAAGTCCATCACATTGACACCCAACCCCCTCACCTATCCATTCGAACCAACCTGCCCGGCAAGCACCCCTACCGGCCACAACCCCGCCTCGGGTAGCGAATCCGATTCCACATTTTCGAATGACTAATCAAAGCGTCTTGTGTCACTAATAATCTCAGTCTTGTTCGATTCCACCGCAGCAATCCGGCTACACAACTTGAACGAGGAGAGATCATCATGACCTACCCGCAGAACCCCCAAAATCCATATACTCAGCCCACTATGCCGATGGCACCCGTCAAGAAGAAGGGCGGATGCGTCAAGTGGGGTGCCATCATCGGTGGCGTGTTCATCGCGGCCGTGGCCTGCAACGCCATCATTGGTGGCGGCGACACCACCACTTCCCCAGCCCCTGTGACAACGGAGGTAACCAACATGTCACCAGCTCCGCTAGCGCAGTTGCCGAGCGAGACCGCAGCAGCTCCGGAGAAGCCAGCTGCCGTCGTCGAAAAGCCTGCGGAAGCCCCTGCGGCACCGGAGAAGCCGGCTGCGGTCGCCGAAAAGCCTGCGGAAGCCCCGAAGGTGACCGTGGAGCAGAAGTCCGCGCTAAAGAAGGCGGAGTCATACTCCAAAACGATGCACATGTCGAAGGCCGGGATCTACCATCAGCTGACCAGCGAGTACGGCGAGAAGTTCTCGCCCGAGGCGGCACAGTACGCGATCGATAACCTGAAGGCAGACTTCAACAAGAACGCACTCGAAAAGGCGAAGTCCTACCAAAAGAACATGAGCATGTCACCCGATAGTATCTATGACCAGCTTGTCTCCGAGTACGGCGAGCAATTTACCCCAGAGGAGGCGCAGTACGCGGTGGACAACCTGGCGCCGTAACGGGTCACCTGCAGTTCACGACGTCGATTTCAGGACCGGCAGTTGTGCTGCGCAGCATTCTTGGTCCGTTTCTCAAGCTGGTTGGCCTCAAGGTATGCCACATGGAGCGAAGCGAAGCTCTCTGCGATAAGTAGCTACTCCAGCTCTTCGCCCAGCTCCAGCCACTGCATTTCCAACTCATCAAGCTCATCCTGCGCTTTGTTCATCGCGGCGTTGAGCTCGGTGAGCTTTGCTGTATCCATCGTCTCCGCGGCGACAGCCATGTCGGCGTTGTACTTGGCGACGGCATCTCGAAGCTTGCCCATCTTGCGCTCCAGCGCGTTCATTTCCTTTTGCACGCGGCGATGAGTGGCGGCGTCGATCTTCGGTTCTTCCTTGGCAGGCAAGTCCTTCTCACCAAGGTCGATGACACCTCCCTCTGCTGCAGCCGCTGCCGCGCGACGGTTCAGGTATTCTTCAATGCCGCCGGGCAAATTGGTCAACCTCCCATCGCCAAAGAGCGCCCAGGTGGAGTCACAAATCCGCTCAATCAGATAACGGTCGTGGGAAATCACGATGAGGGTGCCTGGCCAGCCGTCGAGTAGGGATTCGAGCTCCTGGAGGGTATCGATGTCCAGGTCATTTGTCGGCTCGTCCAAGAGCAGCACGTTCGGTTCGGCCATTAGGACGCGGGTGAGCTGCAACCGTCGACGCTCGCCACCTGAGAGATCACCAACCGGGGTGCGCTGACGCTTGGCGGAAAAGCCAAGGCGCTCTGCAAGTTGCGAGGCCGACATTTCCTTCTTGCCTATCTGCACATAGCTGGCCACCAGTTCCACGGCATCAATCAAACGCAGCGTCGGATCAAGATCATCAAGTTCCTGACGCAACCAGCCCAACTCCACGGTCTTGCCCTCGATACGACGACCGGCAGAAAGGGGGTGCTCCCCCGCCAAGGTACGCAAGAGGGTGGTCTTGCCGGAGCCATTGACACCAACGAGACCGATGCGCTCGCCAGGAGCGAGCCGCCAGGTGAGGTCGTCGACAAGCAGGCGCCCGTCCGGTGTTTCCACGCGGGCATCCTCCAGCTCAATCACGACTTTGCCTTGGCGCTTTTTAGAAAAGGCCATGAGTTCGACGGAGTCGCGCGGTGCGGGCACATCCGCGATGAGCGCCTCCGCGGATTCAATCCGGTAGCGCGGCTTGGACGTACGGGCCGGCGCACCGCGACGCAGCCAGGCGAGCTCCTTGCGGGCCAGATTCAACCGGCGTTGTTCAATGGCATCGGCCTGGCGAGCACGCTCAGCGCGCGCAAACATCCAGTCGTTGTATCCACCTTCATAGGTGTCGACGGTGCCGTCATGGACTTCCCACGTCTTGGTGGCCACGGTGTCCAAGAACCAACGATCGTGTGTGACCACAACCAAAGCCATCTTGGATTTCAGCAGATACGATGCCAGCCATTGCACACCTTCGACATCGAGATGGTTGGTCGGCTCATCCAGAACCACCAGATCCAAGTCCTGCACCAGCGCGGCGGCAAGGTTCGTGCGACGACGCTCGCCACCAGACAAGCGTGACACCAGCGTATCTAAGCCCAGATCCACGATTCCCAGACCGCTGAGCACCTCACGAACCGCTGCATTCGAGGCCCATTCAAATGTCTGCAGTCCCAGCGGGGCCAGCACAACATCAGCCACCGTGTGCTCGGGGTTAAGCTCAGCCCGCTGCGTAACGACGGCCATCTTCAGCTCACTATTGTGCGACACGCGACCTTCGTCAGGCGGTTCAATACCCGTCAAGATCTCCAGCAGCGTGGTCTTTCCACCACCGTTCAGACCGACGACGCCGATACGTTCGCCGGTTTGGACGCCGAGGGAGACTCCATCAAGGAGTGTCTTCAAGCCAAAAGACTTCGTGACATTTTCAAGGTTAATCAGGTTTGCCATGGTGAAAGCCAATTCTAATGCATAGACCGCGAACACTTTCTATTGACGAAAAGCGTACGCTGCAGCAATCCCGGCCACTGCGAACTATCCCACTAACTCCGCCCCACCAGCTGGCCCCTCCGCCACGGCCACGGAGGTAGCCACACCGGTGTCTAGCACGTAATCTGCCACGTCAACAGCTTGCTCCGCAGACTCACACAGGAACGCCACGGTTGGCCCGGAGCCGGATACCACTCCGGCCAGCGCCCCAGCAGTCTCACCAGCATTGAGAGTGCGGCGCAACTGTGGCAGCAGCGACAGCGCCGGGGCCTGCAGATCATTTGCCAAGTACTTCGCCACCTCATGCGGATCACCGCTGAGGAGCGCCGCCGACAGCTCCTTGATGTCTCCAGCTCGAGCCATATCCGGGCGAGCCGCACGCATGTCATCGAGTGTGTGGAAGACCTTGGGCGTCGACAAGCCCGCGCTATTGAGTGCCAGCGCCCAATGATAAGTCCCGCGCGAAAGCAGCGGCACCA
It encodes the following:
- a CDS encoding ABC transporter C-terminal domain-containing protein, coding for MNALERKMGKLRDAVAKYNADMAVAAETMDTAKLTELNAAMNKAQDELDELEMQWLELGEELE
- a CDS encoding ABC transporter permease is translated as MYLAFRDMLFARNRFALMGMVLGLMSILIVIISGLTSGLVHDGVSGLKALDAKAIAFETGTETDSAFTRSEVALTDANKLSDATPLGLTIVNAKNQNNTPVDLTLMGVVPGSFIAPEGLPKIQPRTDGQATSTPHDVILSENLQEDGVAIGDVITLDRVGTTLNVVGFTEDQRTFGHVAMAYVPIDVWQEVHAGARAGEAARPEAYEKASVIVSQSADIPADTGLDVRTLKESFDSSPGYAAETLTLMMIQWFLYIIAALVTGAFFLVWTIQRAGDIAVMRAMGATKGFLLKDSMGQAVIILVLSIVVGSIIATFMGFGLENTGMPYLVELTPVLIGALTLFISGLIGAFVAVLRVTRTNPLNALGENR
- a CDS encoding ABC transporter ATP-binding protein; the encoded protein is MTNALELSDVCIDYGDGESVVHALDHVSLSVKPGEFVAVVGPSGSGKSTLLAVAGALTTPDSGSVKIAGTDVAGMNDAQLAKMRRDHIGFVFQSTTNLPAALKAKEQLELAARIQGKRGRRSVTELLAAVEMEHRADYRPAQLSGGERQRIGIARALVAGPELLLVDEPTAALDRNRSHDIVRLLAEECHDLGVAGVMVTHDLDVLEYCDRIYEMTDGRLTPAALS
- a CDS encoding Ltp family lipoprotein, which codes for MAPVKKKGGCVKWGAIIGGVFIAAVACNAIIGGGDTTTSPAPVTTEVTNMSPAPLAQLPSETAAAPEKPAAVVEKPAEAPAAPEKPAAVAEKPAEAPKVTVEQKSALKKAESYSKTMHMSKAGIYHQLTSEYGEKFSPEAAQYAIDNLKADFNKNALEKAKSYQKNMSMSPDSIYDQLVSEYGEQFTPEEAQYAVDNLAP